The sequence below is a genomic window from Streptomyces sp. NBC_00582.
CGACAGCGCCTTCCAGGGCATGGCCGTGCTGTTGACCGACGCCGCCGGCGACCGCAGCACGCGTCGGGAGCGTGCGGCCTACACGCGGGCTCTGGAGGACCGCACCGAGCGGCTGATGCTGGTGGCGGAGATCACCGACGTGCTGGGTCAGACACTCGAGATCGACGAGGCCCTCGCCCGGCTGGGCCGCCTGCTGGTTCCCCGCCTGGCCGACTGGGCGGCGGTGGACCTGCGGGTCGGTACCGGACAGGTCCACCGTGTGGCGGTGACGGGTCCCGGGGGCCGCGACGCCGCGCAGGAGGACTGGCACGAGTGCCTGCCCCAGGCGGAGGTGGGAGCCCGCTCTCCGCTGGTCCAGGTGCTGAACGGCGGTGATCCCGTCCTGCAGCGCGAAGCTGACGTCGCCGCTCCGGCCGGCTCTGCCCTGGCCGCCGTCCACAGCGGCTTCCTGCGGACGGTGGGCGCGACGTCCGCCATCACCGTGCCGCTGGGCTCCGCCCGTCAGGTCACCGGCGCCCTGACTCTGGTGCGCACCGCCCCGGAGTCCCCCTTCGACACCGACGACCTGAAAGTGGTGGGCGACATCGGCCGCCGGGTCGGCCTGGTCATCGACAACGCCCGCCGGTTCGGCCGCCAGCGTGCCGTCGCCGAGGCCATGCAACGCAACCTGCTCGCCCCGCTGCCCCGGCTCGGCCGCCTACAACTGGCCGCCCGCTACCAGCCCGCCCCGGCCGGCTCCCAGGTCGGTGGCGACTGGTACGACGCCTTCGAGCTGAAGGACGGCACGCTCGCGCTGGTCATCGGCGACGTCGTGGGTCACGATCTCACCGCCGCAGCCGGCATGGCACAACTGCACGGCATCTTGCGGTCACTGGCCTGGGACCGCCCCGGCCCACCCGGTGCTGTCGTGGACCGCCTCGACGACGCCCTGCCCGCCATCACCACCGTCCCCACGGCCACCC
It includes:
- a CDS encoding SpoIIE family protein phosphatase codes for the protein MGDEGRCRSAAEPDFWRQVVRRLGTALIVVDSTGRILAANPAAERLLGRAAAAMRGEDAHDLLHRDAAGRPVPREQCPLLRSLAERAEARAEGEICLRGDGRLTAISWSASPLTDDSAFQGMAVLLTDAAGDRSTRRERAAYTRALEDRTERLMLVAEITDVLGQTLEIDEALARLGRLLVPRLADWAAVDLRVGTGQVHRVAVTGPGGRDAAQEDWHECLPQAEVGARSPLVQVLNGGDPVLQREADVAAPAGSALAAVHSGFLRTVGATSAITVPLGSARQVTGALTLVRTAPESPFDTDDLKVVGDIGRRVGLVIDNARRFGRQRAVAEAMQRNLLAPLPRLGRLQLAARYQPAPAGSQVGGDWYDAFELKDGTLALVIGDVVGHDLTAAAGMAQLHGILRSLAWDRPGPPGAVVDRLDDALPAITTVPTATLVLALLEGSPHTGPWTLRWTSAGHPPPLLLTQDGQAQYLEAGQGLLLGAGSSTVGSRPNAAQSLPPGSTLLLYTDGLIEIPGSDLDTGLTRLRHHALAFSHEPLDTLCDQLLDRMPPGNTDDVALLALRMPS